The window ATTTAGACAGAGTAACAGAATTAGCATTTGCAAAAAAACATGGAATTGAAATTGATTCAGTAGCAAAAAGATTTAGCATTGATCAAAACTTGTGGGGACGTGCAATTGAAGGTGGGGTTTTAGAAGATCCTTACAGTGAACCACCAGACGATGCATTCATTTGGGTAAAAACAAAAAATTTACCAGATAAACCAACATATATTGAAATTAAATTTGAAAAAGGAATTCCAGTTGCAGTAGACGGAAAAATTCTCGAACCCATAAAATTAATTGAATACGTAAATAAAAAAGCAGGAGATGCAGGAGTTGGAATTGTTGATCACATTGAAGACAGAGTTGTTGGAATAAAATCCCGTGAAGTGTATGAAACACCTGGCGCTTTGTGTCTTATTGAAGCTCATTCAGATTTAGAAAAAATGGTCCATACAAAACATGAAAACAAATTCAAATCAATCATTGATGATGAATGGGCATATCTTGCATATTCAGGATTATGGCAAGACCCACTAAAACAAGACCTTGATTCATTCATCGAGACATCACAAAAACCAGTAACAGGAACTGTAAAGATTAAACTCTTCAAAGGAAGCATGAGAGTTGTTGGAAGAAAATCAGATTATTCACTATATAGTCACAAGATCGCTACATATGGATCAGAATCAACTTTTGATCAAAAAATGGCAAAAGGATTTGTAGAATTGTGGGGAATTCAATCAACAGAAGCTAATAAATTACAAAAGAAAAGGTCAACAAAAATATGAAATGTCAAGAATGTGATGCAACTCTTAACATCCCAGACGATGCCTCTGTTGGAGAGATAATCTCTTGTTCTGATTGTGGTGCCGACTTTGAGATCGCAAAAAAAAATGGATCTATTGTTGAGCTAAAACAAGCAGAAACCGTAGGCGAAGACTGGGGAGAGTAATGTCAAAAATCTGTGTTGTATTTGACCGTCTAAGAACGGAAGAAAAGATGCTCGAAGAAGAGGCATCCAATCTAGGTCATCATGTAGTGATGCAGGATGCCAAGATTACTCAAGTCAATACAGACAGTAAAAAAGAAGATTTTGATTTTGGAGACGTTGTTTTAGAGAGATGTGTTAGTTACTTTAGAGGACTGCACTTTACATCTTGTCTAGAATTTATGGATGTTCCAGTGCTCAACAAGTTTCAAGTTGCAAGCATGTGCGGAAACAAAATGTTCATGACTTTAATGCTAAAAAAACATAATGTACCTACGCCAAAAACATATTTTTCATTCACAAGTGAGAGCGCTTCTGAAAACCTTGAAAAAGTTGGATATCCTTTGGTGATAAAACCAGTCATAGGAAGCTGGGGAAGAGGGGTAATGCAACTAAAAGACAAAGATACAGCAGATGCACTATTTGAGATCAGAGACATAACAGATAGTCCCCATGATAGAATATTCTACCTTCAAGAAGTTATCAACAGACCGCCACGAGACATTAGAGTGATTACAATTGATGATGAACCAATTGCTGCAATGTACAGAAAATCATCTGGAGGTTTTAAGACAAACATTGCACTTGGTGCAGATCCAGAGTTATGTGAGATCACAAAAGAGATCGAAGAAATATCAACAAAAGCATCCAAAGCCATGGGTGGTGGAATTTTAGGGATCGACATTATGGAAGACGAAAAACGCGGATTGGTTGTTCATGAAGTTAACAATACTGTAGAGTTTAAGGGACTCTCAAAAGTTTCTAGACGAAATATACCAAAAGAAATGGTAGAATACGCCTTCAGATATGTTAGGAAATAAATTATAGTTCCTTACGTGAGGAGTATGATGAAAGTCGGTGTTGTAGGTGCATCAGGATATGTCGGAGGAGAAACACTTCGTCTTTTAGTGAATCATCCAGATGTAGAGATCGCAATGGTTACATCACGACAGCATGTTGGCGAGTATCTTCATAGAATACAACCAAGTTTGAAAGGATTTACCGATCTTACTTTTTCGGAATTAGATTATGATAAAATGACTGATAAATGTGACCTGGTCTTTACAGCAGTACCACATGGGACTGCAACTGAAATTGTAAAAGCATTGTATGATAGAGGTCTAAAAGTTATTGATTTGAGTGCAGATTATAGATTACATAATGCTGCAGATTATGATAAGTGGTACGGATGGGAACACCCACACCCAGACTACTTGCCAAAATCAGTATTTGGAGTTCCAGAATTGCACAGAGAGGCAATCAAAAAAGCACAACTGGTATCTTGTCCTGGATGTATGGCAGTAACATCAACATTAGCACTTGCACCATTAATTAGAAATGATTTAATCGATATTGATCACATAATTGTAGATTCTAAGATTGGCTCATCAGGAGCAGGTTCTGGTTCAGGAACTGCACATGCAATGAGAGCAGGAGTCATCAGACCATACAAACCAGCAAAACACAGACACACTGGAGAAATAGAACAAGAGCTAAGTGAGATTGCCGGAAAGAAAATTCATGTCTCTATGAGTCCACATGCAGTGGATGTAGTTCGTGGAATTTTATGTACTAATCATACATTTATGAAAAAAGATTTGGATGAAAAAGAAATCTGGAAGATTTATCGTGAAACTTATGGTCAAGAAAGATTCATTCGATTGATTCGAGATAAAAAAGGACTTTACAAATTCCCAGATCCAAAATTTGTAGTTGGTTCAAACTTTTGTGACATTGGTTTTGACATTGATGAAGAAAACCACAGATTGATTGCTATTTCAGCATCGGACAACTTAATGAAAGGTGCAGCAGGTTCTGCCATACAAAACATGAATGTTATGTGTGGTTTTGATGAGATGGATGGTTTGAGATACACTCCATTAACTCCAGTATAGAAATGATCACAATTAAAATCGGTGGGAGTGTAGTAGATAATTTACATCCATCAACTCTTGCAGACATTAAAAAAGTTGCAGAGACAGAAGGATTAATCATAGTTCATGGCGGAGGAAAAGAAGTAACAAAAGTTTGTGAGCAACTTGGCAAAGAACCAAAATTTGTAACATCACCTAGTGGAATTAAAAGTAGATACACAGACAAAGAGACTGCAGAAATTTTTACCATGGTAATATCTGGAAGAATAAACAAATCAATTGTTCAAATGCTTCAGAAAAACGGAATTAATGCAATTGGTCTTACTGGAGTAGATGCTAAAATAATTCAGGCAGAAAGAAAAAAGACATTATTGATAATTAATGAAAAAGGTAGAAAACAAGCAATTGATGGTGGATACACAGGTAAAATCACCAAAGTCAATTCAGATTTGATTAAACTACTANNNNNNNNNNNNNNNNNNNNNNNNNNNNNNNNNNNNNNNNNNNNNNNNNNNNNNNNNNNNNNNNNNNNNNNNNNNNNNNNNNNNNNNNNNNNNNNNNNNNNNNNNNNNNNNNNNNNNNNNNNNNNNNNNNNNNNNNNNNNNNNNNNNNNNNNNNNNNNNNNNNNNNNNNNNNNNNNNNNNNNNNNNNNNNNNNNNNNNNNNNNNNNNNNNNNNNNNNNNNNNNNNNNNNNNNNNNNNNNNNNNNNNNNNNNNNNNNNNNNNNNNNNNNNNNNNNNNNNNNNNNNNNNNNNNNNNNNNNNNNNNNNNNNNNNNNNNNNNNNNNNNNNNNNNNNNNNNNNNNNNNNNNNNNNNNNNNNNNNNNNNNNNNNNNNNNNNNNNNNNNNNNNNNNNNNNNNNNNNNNNNNNNNNNNNNNNNNNNNNNNNNNNNNNNNNNNNNNNNNNNNNNNNNNNNNNNNNNNNNNNNNNNNNNNNNNNNNNNNNNNNNNNNNNNNNNNNNNNNNNNNNNNNNNNNNNNNACATGGGAGTAAAAGAGGCACTAATTGCAAATGGTCAAAGAGAAAATCCTATATCATCGGCCATTTCACACGATAACTGTACGGTGATTAAACATGACTGAAGACGACTTTATGGGAGGCCTGTATCAAAGGTTCCCAGTTACAATTGAAAAAGGAGTAGGAGCACATGTTTGGGATATTGATGGAAAAGAATACATCGATTGCATGGGAGGATATGGTGTTGCAATAGTTGGACATCAAAATAAAAGAGTTGTAAAAGCAATCAAAGATCAAGTAGACAAAATAATTACAGTTCACAGTTCATTGTACAACAAAACAAGAGAAGAGTTTCTCAAAACACTGATTGGACTTGCACCAAAAGGACTTACTCAAGTTCACCTAAACAATAGCGGTGCAGAAGCAATAGAAGCAGCTATAAAATTTGCAAGAAAGTTTACAGGTAAAAAAGGAATGGTTGCAATGAAAGGATCATACCATGGAAAATCATTAGGTGCATTATCATTAACATTTAATCCAAAATATAAAAAAGCATTTGAACCACTAGTTGAAAAAGTTTCATTTGCATCATTTGGAGATATTGAATCTCTTCGTTCAACAATTGATGAAGACACAGCATTTGTAATTTTAGAACCAATTCAAGGGGAAAGTGGAATCAATGTAGCACCGGACGGATTTTTACAAGAAGTAAGAAAGATTTGTGATGAAAAAGGAATTCTATTAATTTTTGACGAAATACAAGCAGGATTGGGTAGAACGGGACGATTATGGGCATGTGAACATTGGAATACAGCGCCAGACATTTTGTGTCTTGCAAAAGGAATTGCAGGTGGAGTCCCAATGGGTGCAACTTTAGTTAGACCAGACATTCTTGCTTCAATGAGTAAAGGAGAGCATTCATCTACATTTGGAGGAAATCCACTTTCTTGTGCAGCAGGTATTGCTACATTACAGGCACTTACTCAAGATGGCTTGATTGAAAACTCTCAAAAAATGGGAGAGTTCTTCAGAGAAGGTTTAGAGAAATTAAAAGAAAAGCATCCAATAATTAGAGAAATCAGAGGAAAGGGATTGATGATAGGTGTAGAATTGAAGTTTGAGGTAAAAGATATTCTAATGAATCTCATGAAGGAGAGGGTTCTCATGTTATATTCGGGAAGAAATATTCTTAGGATCTTGCCACCGCTAGTAATTACTAGAGAAGACGTAACGAAAGTTTTAGAAACCCTAGATAAAGTACTAACTGTAGAGGAGAAAAAAATTAATGTATAAAGATAAAATTGATGAAAAAATAATAAACTTTCTCAAAGAGGATTCTCGAGAATCATTTGTAGATATTGGAAAGAAGCTAAAATTATCAGAATCAGCAGTTAGACGAAGAGTAAAAAATTTGGTAGATAGTGGAACTATCAAAAGATTCACAGTTGAGATTGGAGAGGAGAACACTACAAGTGCAATTGTTTTGATATCCGTTGATTCTGCAACAGATACTGCCAAAGTTTCTGAGAAACTAGTAAAATTAGAAGGAGTAAAAACAGTTTACGAAATCACAGGTCAGTACGACATTACGACAATAATTAGTGCTACAAATATTTCTGAAATCAATAACAGCATTGATGCATTAAGAAAAATCCCAGGTGTGATTGACAGCAATACAGTCATCATACTTCGTAAAGTAGCATAATACGACTTTCGTTAAATAATTTCTATACTTGCCTAAATTAGGATCTATACACTTAATTTTGAGCGAAACTAGTACGAATATGTTTATATTCTCAATTAATGTCAACGTTTTC is drawn from Candidatus Nitrosarchaeum limnium SFB1 and contains these coding sequences:
- a CDS encoding argininosuccinate synthase, with protein sequence MTEKGILAFSGGLDTSVVVKYLQEEYDMDVITVTVDVGQGDDQRKIEAKAKKLGVKKHYNIDARKEFVEKFIFPSIKANALYQKKYCLATALARPLIAEKVLEIAKKEKVTSLAHGCSGKGNDQVRFDITLRSGSDLPIIAPIRDKNLDRVTELAFAKKHGIEIDSVAKRFSIDQNLWGRAIEGGVLEDPYSEPPDDAFIWVKTKNLPDKPTYIEIKFEKGIPVAVDGKILEPIKLIEYVNKKAGDAGVGIVDHIEDRVVGIKSREVYETPGALCLIEAHSDLEKMVHTKHENKFKSIIDDEWAYLAYSGLWQDPLKQDLDSFIETSQKPVTGTVKIKLFKGSMRVVGRKSDYSLYSHKIATYGSESTFDQKMAKGFVELWGIQSTEANKLQKKRSTKI
- a CDS encoding hypothetical protein (hypothetical protein Nmar_1287) produces the protein MKCQECDATLNIPDDASVGEIISCSDCGADFEIAKKNGSIVELKQAETVGEDWGE
- a CDS encoding lysine biosynthesis enzyme LysX — encoded protein: MSKICVVFDRLRTEEKMLEEEASNLGHHVVMQDAKITQVNTDSKKEDFDFGDVVLERCVSYFRGLHFTSCLEFMDVPVLNKFQVASMCGNKMFMTLMLKKHNVPTPKTYFSFTSESASENLEKVGYPLVIKPVIGSWGRGVMQLKDKDTADALFEIRDITDSPHDRIFYLQEVINRPPRDIRVITIDDEPIAAMYRKSSGGFKTNIALGADPELCEITKEIEEISTKASKAMGGGILGIDIMEDEKRGLVVHEVNNTVEFKGLSKVSRRNIPKEMVEYAFRYVRK
- a CDS encoding N-acetyl-gamma-glutamyl-phosphate reductase — translated: MKVGVVGASGYVGGETLRLLVNHPDVEIAMVTSRQHVGEYLHRIQPSLKGFTDLTFSELDYDKMTDKCDLVFTAVPHGTATEIVKALYDRGLKVIDLSADYRLHNAADYDKWYGWEHPHPDYLPKSVFGVPELHREAIKKAQLVSCPGCMAVTSTLALAPLIRNDLIDIDHIIVDSKIGSSGAGSGSGTAHAMRAGVIRPYKPAKHRHTGEIEQELSEIAGKKIHVSMSPHAVDVVRGILCTNHTFMKKDLDEKEIWKIYRETYGQERFIRLIRDKKGLYKFPDPKFVVGSNFCDIGFDIDEENHRLIAISASDNLMKGAAGSAIQNMNVMCGFDEMDGLRYTPLTPV
- a CDS encoding acetylornithine and succinylornithine aminotransferase, yielding MTEDDFMGGLYQRFPVTIEKGVGAHVWDIDGKEYIDCMGGYGVAIVGHQNKRVVKAIKDQVDKIITVHSSLYNKTREEFLKTLIGLAPKGLTQVHLNNSGAEAIEAAIKFARKFTGKKGMVAMKGSYHGKSLGALSLTFNPKYKKAFEPLVEKVSFASFGDIESLRSTIDEDTAFVILEPIQGESGINVAPDGFLQEVRKICDEKGILLIFDEIQAGLGRTGRLWACEHWNTAPDILCLAKGIAGGVPMGATLVRPDILASMSKGEHSSTFGGNPLSCAAGIATLQALTQDGLIENSQKMGEFFREGLEKLKEKHPIIREIRGKGLMIGVELKFEVKDILMNLMKERVLMLYSGRNILRILPPLVITREDVTKVLETLDKVLTVEEKKINV
- a CDS encoding AsnC family transcription regulator, with the translated sequence MYKDKIDEKIINFLKEDSRESFVDIGKKLKLSESAVRRRVKNLVDSGTIKRFTVEIGEENTTSAIVLISVDSATDTAKVSEKLVKLEGVKTVYEITGQYDITTIISATNISEINNSIDALRKIPGVIDSNTVIILRKVA